A region of the Silene latifolia isolate original U9 population chromosome 9, ASM4854445v1, whole genome shotgun sequence genome:
TCCATCGGGACACACTTAGAGGTGGACCTGTAATTTTGTTATCGGTGACTCATTGAAATTGATGAAGCTATTATTACACAAAGAAACATAGCTTTCCTTTTTTTCCAACAAAAATTGAACAAAATGCACAAAAAAATAAACCGTTTTTAGTTTTCAGGAGACCCTATATATCATTATACATAGATCCGCAAGTGGACATAGTTTGTAGTTTTGTACCTTTCTTTTCCTTGAATATTGGTTACCTAAGGGGATAGAATGATAGATCAATAAGACCCTCAAAGATACGGAGTAGTAATTAACAACTTCTATGTCAGGAGTGGTTTATTTAATTCTACAAGTTAACAGTAACCGATGTTCCTTTTAGATATCTGCTACTTCAGTTGTAAGATAGGGCAATGTAGTTTTGCTCAAACACTTTGCAAGGTCCTTATAAGACTAGGTTTACACATCACTAATAGCTAAACTAGTGTTCTTTTAGTTGTCTGCCGTTAAGTATTTGTATATATTTACCTTAACTTCTGCTTTTTTTAAACTGCAGCCCCTTACGATTTACCATGCCGTCCAACTCAACATTCCTAGAATGCCGAACTGTGAGACTAGTAAACAGATCATAAACATCCACTATCTTGGTATATTCTTTTCTCCATTTTAGTAGTCCACTGATCAGACTCAGATGTTGTGAAAAGTGTATTGCTTTGCACCCTGAATGTATTGATATACTATAAGCTCACTTGATCGTCCTTTGTATTAGCATTACCATTAGGGACGTTAAATCCAGACTACCAAGTGTCTATGATTAGTCAAGATCCTTGTACAAGAAAGTGATAGACCTGGTtctttcaaattaaaacaattagttaAAGATGCAATTTTCTGGAACCCATCATGCTTCTGTAATAATGGTGAACTGCCAACATTAGTGAGGTAAGAGAACACGGAAACTTTGACAATGGATCCTGTCGCAGTTTCTTCTTTGGTTAAAATAAACTTGTGAAGCCAACTAGTGTATACAGGAAGTGTTATACTACAAGTGTTTTTCCTTCGTTGATGAACTGGATGAGACTCTTTTTAAACTTGTATGATAAATAATGGTTATTATGATTATTTCTCTTTCGTATAGTACCTTTCCCTTGTCACTTCAACTAACTCATGCTTCAATGAATTTATATCCGTAGGACCTGATAAAGAGCTTTTCCAAGTTGCTGCATTCGGTGAACTGCTTGCCCTGCTCCCACAGTACCACGTGCATATAGACCTTGTCGGACCTGCAGTGCCAGAGCATAGGTCAGTGACTTGAACTACCTATATAACAACCTTTGGCTAATCCTTGCCTCTGAAATGAACTATTTGTTGAGTGGCTAACAGGAACGTCTAACCCTGTCCAGTGTCCACTAACCCCGCTTCTGTCCCTAGACCAGGAGGCAGGAGCTATTTCCAGAAGTGAGGTTGTGGTTGGGGCTAACTATTTATCGCCCCAAAAGACCTATCACACGGCAGGATAGATGAATGAGATTGCAGAAGTTTCCCTTTGAGATGCTTTTTGTCATTGTCACTTATCGAAAATGATTTCTTAGTTGCTTGTCAGTCAAACTTTTAGTAATTGTGGCTAAAATGCATCAAGATACATTTATCGTATTCCACTTGGTGAAGCGGACACCTTGTCATATTTTTCTTCAGCTGCTCCGTTTATTTTTACTGAAGTTTCAATGGCTTTTATTCCTTCACCATGTACCTGGAAAATTGCAGACAACATGCATTACACCATTTTTCGTCCATGGCGTTTACTTACCTCTTTCTTTTTTTAGCGCATTCGTGATTCTTGATCGAAACTTGAGTTGTAGATTGATTTGTTTCTATTTGTCCCTAATTTCCTGTTGCTGTCTAGAAATGTGTCGAGTATATCACATGCATGTATCTGGGTTTCTGACTTGTTTGCCCTTCAAATTAGTAGAGACGGTGAGAGAATCAATCTGGATACCTTTGCTTGTTGTGATGATGGAGATTGCAAGTGCAAAATGCCAAATGAGACTAGGAGTTCTCCTGTGACACTACAGCTCCTGAAAGGTTTCTATCACGATCGCTTCAAAGACATAGTCAAGGTGTTACATTCCTGCCATCTACAATTCTACATCTATCATATACTTTATCTTGTAATGCTGACCGGGTATATGTACGCTCCTATGGATCCTTCAAGGCTTCAAGTCTTCAACCCCCTAGAAAAACACAGGGGAGGGAAGGGGAAGGAAACGAGAGGAAGGGGATGGTGAATAAAGCAATTATGTTTTCCATCCAAATCTTTGAAAAGTTTGATTTTAATTTGGCTTTAGGATCGAAAATGGGGATCACTCCACATACCTCTTTATTAACGAAACAAGGGAAATTGTTCGCTTTCCTtccttttccctccaaatccctcgaTCCAAAGTCCAAACATGGTGTGAGAAAGCAAAATGAATGCATAGTCTGATGTAGTACTGTAGTTCACATACTATTTTTCCTGTGGAAAATGTATTCCGTCTGTTTTAAACCTTCACACAGATTATTTTCTAATCTATAACCGTATCATCTGCAGGATGGCTTTCCACATCTGATAGTTGCCCCGAATGCCGGCATTGCTGCTTATCCAAGTTGGAAGGAGACAATAGTATGTCTTGTGCTATTCGAATGCAATTCACCTCTATCTTTTCCGTCACCATATTTTTTTGATATACAAACATGCAGATCCAGATAAGTAAAAAAAATTCATCCTTaatatatcttttttttttcaggaGTTGATTCACCTGCTAAATATACCAGCAGTTTTTACAGACTTCTGCGAAGAAGCCGCACATCTGGCTGCTTCTTGTCTAAGCAGCGTAACAGGCTGCGAGCTTGCACTACCTGTATGTTCACTTGCTCTTTCCACGGTTTAAAACGCATGATTACAGCATATGTCAACTAGCTTAGCAAGTAAAGTCTCTCATTGATTGGTATTACATATGACCGGGATTCAAAACTCGGTAGCGTCAAGACTGTCATGGTGGTTCCCTTTACTCTGAAAAAAAAGGCTATGATTTTAGATCATTACTGCAGTAGTGCAGTGCCTCAAAGCTTTTCGCTTGTAGTGATGGAATGGAGGGTAGTCTAATGTACGCAACCCTGCCTATCTGCTGAAAAAATTAGGGTGTCTGTCACACGATAGCCTGTAGTGAGTGCAGAACACGGCGATCATTAGAAATTCACGAATTGTGTAAATAATTACGTCCGTGGAATGCTACCTCAGAGTCATAGCAAAGTACTCGTAGTATAGTGAGTCGTTTTGTGTTATTCCACATATATCAA
Encoded here:
- the LOC141598676 gene encoding uncharacterized protein LOC141598676 isoform X3; this translates as MNFLLHSVRKLQLRYKICENKGSRCTFLARRNLHQIGMWSHECSCRSLDVHANLSVLIKCWNLSSMFASCTDPVSSLSKQLSCWKEYYDWRSIPTDSPVALLLQWPLTIYHAVQLNIPRMPNCETSKQIINIHYLGPDKELFQVAAFGELLALLPQYHVHIDLVGPAVPEHRDGERINLDTFACCDDGDCKCKMPNETRSSPVTLQLLKGFYHDRFKDIVKDGFPHLIVAPNAGIAAYPSWKETIELIHLLNIPAVFTDFCEEAAHLAASCLSSVTGCELALPIKLNPFRQPLAVEDSVLHLPCYSNCFMFGI
- the LOC141598676 gene encoding uncharacterized protein LOC141598676 isoform X2: MRNVDIVNEFPFTFREEATTQICENKGSRCTFLARRNLHQIGMWSHECSCRSLDVHANLSVLIKCWNLSSMFASCTDPVSSLSKQLSCWKEYYDWRSIPTDSPVALLLQWPLTIYHAVQLNIPRMPNCETSKQIINIHYLGPDKELFQVAAFGELLALLPQYHVHIDLVGPAVPEHRDGERINLDTFACCDDGDCKCKMPNETRSSPVTLQLLKGFYHDRFKDIVKDGFPHLIVAPNAGIAAYPSWKETIELIHLLNIPAVFTDFCEEAAHLAASCLSSVTGCELALPIKLNPFRQPLAVEDSVLHLPCYSNCFMFGI